One Camelina sativa cultivar DH55 chromosome 3, Cs, whole genome shotgun sequence genomic window carries:
- the LOC104777364 gene encoding protein MOS2 has translation MKLSFSLPSKSKPKVTATAEGNNAADDGASKEFVTEFDPSKTLADSTPKFVIPPIENTWRPHKKMKNLDLPLQSGNTGSGLEFEPEVPLSGTERPDNISYGLNLREKVKGDDDSVGGGDASEDRKLSAGEQLMLQKLRRDLKSLADDPTLEDFESVPVEGYGAALMAGYGWKPGKGIGKNAKEDVEIKEYKKWTAKEGLGFDPDRSKVVDVKAKVKESVKLVRDVNGRDVFFVGKEVRIVGGRDIGLKGKIVEKLGSDLFAIKISGSEEEVKVGVNEVADLGSKEEEKCLKKLKELQLNDKEKDKKVSKRGRGAERGSQTEVRVSEKQDRSQTREKKSKPSWLRSHIKVRIVSKDLKGGRLYLKKGKVVDVVGPTTCDITMDETQELVQGVDQELLETALPRRGGPVLVLLGKHKGVYGNLVEKDLDKETGVVRDLDNHKMLDVRLDQVAEYMGDMDDIEY, from the coding sequence ATgaagctctctttctctctcccttccAAATCTAAGCCCAAAGTCACAGCGACCGCCGAGGGGAACAACGCCGCTGATGACGGAGCCAGTAAAGAGTTCGTCACCGAATTCGATCCGTCGAAAACCCTAGCTGATTCCACCCCCAAATTCGTTATCCCTCCGATTGAGAACACATGGAGACCtcacaagaagatgaagaatctcGATCTACCTCTTCAATCCGGGAACACAGGTTCCGGTCTCGAATTCGAGCCTGAGGTTCCTTTATCCGGTACTGAGAGACCCGATAACATCAGCTACGGTTTGAATCTGCGTGAGAAAGTGAAGGGGGATGACGACTCTGTCGGTGGTGGTGATGCAAGCGAAGATCGGAAGTTATCTGCAGGGGAGCAGCTTATGCTACAAAAATTGAGGAGAGATCTGAAGTCACTCGCTGATGATCCGACGTTGGAGGATTTTGAGAGTGTTCCTGTGGAGGGTTATGGAGCTGCGTTGATGGCTGGGTATGGGTGGAAGCCAGGTAAGGGGATAGGTAAGAATGCTAAAGAAGATGTTGAGATTAAGGAATATAAAAAATGGACTGCTAAGGAAGGATTAGGTTTCGATCCTGATAGATCTAAGGTTGTTGATGTGAAGGCTAAGGTTAAAGAAAGTGTGAAACTTGTTAGAGATGTTAATGGTAGAGATGTGTTTTTTGTTGGGAAGGAAGTGAGAATTGTGGGAGGAAGAGATATAGGATTGAAGGGTAAGATTGTGGAGAAACTGGGTAGTGATTTGTTTGCTATTAAGATCTCTGGTAGTGAAGAGGAAGTGAAAGTGGGTGTGAATGAGGTTGCTGATTTGGGttccaaggaagaagaaaagtgttTGAAGAAATTGAAGGAGTTACAATTAAATGATAAGGAGAAAGATAAGAAAGTTAGTAAACGAGgtagaggagcagagagagggAGTCAAACTGAAGTTAGAGTGAGTGAGAAGCAGGATAGAAGtcaaacaagagagaagaaatcgaaGCCCTCTTGGCTTAGGAGTCATATAAAGGTGCGGATAGTAAGCAAGGATTTGAAAGGTGGGAGATTGTATCTTAAGAAGGGAAaagttgttgatgttgttggaCCGACGACTTGTGATATCACCATGGATGAGACGCAAGAGTTGGTTCAAGGGGTAGATCAGGAGTTGCTTGAGACGGCATTACCTAGGCGAGGAGGGccggttttggttttattgggGAAGCATAAgggtgtctatggaaatctgGTTGAGAAAGATTTGGATAAAGAAACTGGTGTGGTTCGTGATTTAGACAACCACAAGATGCTTGATGTCAGACTTGACCAAGTTGCTGAGTACATGGGCGATATGGATGATATTGAATACTGA
- the LOC104777365 gene encoding flotillin-like protein 3, with amino-acid sequence MSYKVAKPSQYLAITGGGIKDIRLAKKSWVFPWQSCTVFDVSPVNYSFDVKAMSSEKLPFVIPAVFTIGPRVDDPHALLLYPMLMSQHDKHSNHVNELVQGVIEGETRVLAAAMTMEEVFKGTKEFKKEVFDKVQLELNQFGLVIYNANVKQLVDVPGHEYFSYLGQRTQMEAANQAKIDVAEAQMKGEIGAKERTGLTIQNAAKIDADSKIISTQRLGQGTKEEIKVKTEVKVFENEMEALVAEADAALAIQKAALSKNSRVAEVEAAKAVALREAELQTKVEKMNALTRTEKLKAELLSKASVEYETQVQEANWELYNKQKQAEAVLYEKEKQAEATKAAADAAFYSKQRDAEGLVAMANAQGTYLRTLLDAVGNDHSAMRDFLMINNGVYQDITKTNAVAIRDLQPKISVWNHGGADQGMSGGGNGNGNGNAMNDIAGLYKMLPPILDTVYEQTGMQPPAWIGTLRGAEPKQITSSTTQGLRSQ; translated from the exons ATGAGTTACAAGGTCGCTAAACCGTCGCAGTACCTGGCGATCACCGGTGGTGGGATCAAAGATATCAGGCTTGCGAAGAAGTCTTGGGTGTTTCCATGGCAGTCTTGCACCGTCTTCGATGTTTCTCCCGTGAACTACTCGTTCGATGTTAAGGCTATGAGTTCGGAGAAACTCCCCTTTGTTATCCCGGCTGTTTTCACCATCGGCCCGCGCGTTGATGACCCTCACGCTCTCTTACTTTACCCCATGCTTATGTCTCAACATGACAAACACTCTAATCACGTCAACGAGCTTGTTCAGGGTGTTATCGAAGGAGAGACTCGTGTCCTAGCTGCAGCCATGACCATGGAAGAGGTCTTTAAAG GAACAAAGGAGTTCAAGAAAGAGGTGTTTGACAAGGTTCAACTAGAGCTAAACCAGTTTGGTCTTGTGATCTACAACGCGAATGTGAAGCAGCTTGTTGATGTGCCTGGACATGAGTACTTCTCTTACTTGGGCCAGAGGACTCAGATGGAAGCAGCAAACCAAGCCAAGATCGACGTAGCAGAGGCACAGATGAAGGGAGAGATAGGTGCAAAAGAAAGGACCGGTCTCACAATCCAGAATGCAGCAAAGATTGACGCTGATTCAAAGATCATATCCACTCAGAGATTAGGACAAGGGACAAAGGAGGAGATCAAGGTGAAGACTGAGGTCAAAGTGTTTGAGAATGAGATGGAGGCTCTTGTGGCTGAGGCTGATGCAGCATTGGCGATTCAGAAAGCTGCTTTGTCCAAGAATTCTCGTGTGGCTGAGGTTGAAGCAGCCAAAGCAGTGGCTTTAAGGGAAGCTGAGCTTCAGACTAAAGTTGAGAAAATGAATGCATTGACTCGGACAGAGAAGCTTAAAGCCGAGCTCCTTAGTAAAGCCAGTGTTGAGTATGAAACTCAGGTCCAAGAAGCAAACTGGGAGCTTTACAATAAGCAAAAGCAAGCGGAAGCTGTTCTTTACGAGAAGGAGAAGCAAGCGGAGGCGACGAAAGCTGCAGCTGATGCAGCCTTCTATTCGAAACAGAGAGACGCAGAGGGACTTGTCGCCATGGCCAATGCTCAAGGGACTTATCTAAGGACCCTCTTGGACGCAGTTGGCAATGATCACTCAGCCATGAGAGACTTCTTGATGATCAACAATGGCGTTTACCAGGATATCACCAAGACCAACGCGGTTGCAATCAGAGACTTGCAGCCTAAAATCAGTGTCTGGAATCATGGTGGTGCTGATCAGGGAATGAGTGGTGGTGGTAATGGTAATGGTAATGGTAATGCTATGAATGATATTGCTGGACTGTACAAGATGTTGCCACCGATTCTTGATACGGTTTATGAGCAAACCGGGATGCAGCCACCGGCTTGGATTGGTACACTACGTGGTGCTGAGCCCAAACAAATCACTTCCTCCACCACACAGGGGTTGAGATCTCAATAG
- the LOC104777366 gene encoding LOW QUALITY PROTEIN: serine carboxypeptidase-like 18 (The sequence of the model RefSeq protein was modified relative to this genomic sequence to represent the inferred CDS: deleted 1 base in 1 codon) → MSKAWKLKLLLLLQLLLLSQHEVDSASVVSYLPGFDGLLPFHLETGYIGVGEEEQVQLFYYFIKSENHPEEDPLILWLTGGPACSALSALVFEIGPLTFKTEGYNGGLPSLVSTSYSWRKVTIIKQIIFLDQPVGTGFSYSTNPLVHKPSDTGEAKQTYEFFQKWLVENPEFVSNPLYVGGDSYAGIVVPAIVQQISIGNEHGYNPQINLKGYVLGNPSTDLDSDHNSKIPYAHGMGLISDELYESLERTCKGNYVKVDPTNTQCLKFVDDYDKCVSRLNEGFILIALCDLASPNPYSGEHGGKNYLKTLVQSDLSLPTPDCYMFRYLLASHWANDEDVRRALHVVKESIGEWVRCNWDLPYDKDIKSSVPYHLNNSIKGEYRSLVYSGDHDMMVPFVGTKAWIKSLNYSITDDWRPWLVNNQVIGYTRTYANDMTFATVKGGGHTAEYKPEESFMMFQKWISGQPL, encoded by the exons atGTCTAAAGCATGGAAACTGAAGTTGCTTCTTCTGCTTCAACTACTCCTCTTGAGTCAACATGAAGTTGATTCAGCCTCTGTTGTTAGCTATCTTCCTGGTTTCGATGGTCTTCTTCCATTCCACCTTGAAACtgg GTACATTGGTGTTGGTGAGGAAGAGCAAGTTCAGCTTTTTTACTACTTCATCAAATCAGAGAACCATCCAGAAGAAGACCCTCTTATTCTTTGGTTAACCGGAGGACCAGCTTGCAGTGCGCTCTCCGCTCTTGTGTTCGAGATCG GGCCGTTGACTTTTAAGACTGAGGGTTACAATGGAGGTTTACCTTCTCTTGTCTCCACTTCATATTCTTGGAGAAAGGTGACCATCATAAAACAGA TAATATTCTTGGATCAGCCTGTTGGGACTGGCTTCTCCTACTCAACAAATCCACTTGTTCATAAGCCTAGTGACACAGGAGAAGCAAAACAGACCTATGAGTTTTTTCAGAAG TGGCTAGTGGAGAATCCAGAGTTTGTCTCAAATCCCCTCTATGTG GGGGGAGATTCTTACGCCGGAATAGTTGTTCCAGCTATTGTTCAGCAGATCTCAATAG GAAATGAACATGGCTACAACCCTCAAATAAATCTGAAG GGTTATGTGCTTGGGAACCCTTCAACAGATCTTGATAGTGATCATAATTCCAAGATTCCATATGCTCATGGAATGGGACTTATCTCTGATGAACTATATGAG TCACTTGAGAGAACCTGCAAAGGAAATTATGTAAAAGTGGATCCTACTAACACACAATGCTTGAAGTTTGTGGACGACTACGACAAG tgtGTTTCAAGGTTAAATGAAGGATTCATTTTGATAGCGTTATGTGATTTGGCATCACCAAATCCTTATTCAGGAGAACATGGTGGAAAAAACTATCTTAAGACACTTGTTCAGTCAGATCTTTCTCTTCCGACTCCAGATTGCTAt ATGTTCCGGTATTTGCTAGCTTCGCATTGGGCTAATGATGAAGATGTACGTAGAGCACTTCATGTAGTGAAA GAAAGTATAGGGGAATGGGTGAGATGCAATTGGGACTTGCCTTATGATAAAGACATAAAGAGCAGTGTACCGTACCATCTAAACAATAGCATCAAAGGGGAATATCGGTCATTGGTTTATAGCGGTGATCACGACATGATGGTACCTTTTGTTGGAACTAAAGCTTGGATTAAATCTCTAAACTACTCAATAACTGACGATTGGAGACCTTGGCTTGTTAACAATCAAGTTATTGGATACACAAGAACTTACGCCAACGATATGACATTTGCAACTGTCAAA GGAGGAGGACACACGGCAGAATATAAACCGGAGGAAAGCTTTATGATGTTCCAAAAGTGGATAAGTGGCCAACCTCTCTAA